A genome region from Colwellia sp. Arc7-D includes the following:
- the gcvT gene encoding glycine cleavage system aminomethyltransferase GcvT, producing the protein MSNKTVLHAKHLEAGAKMVDFYGWEMPINYGSQIEEHHAVRNDAGMFDVSHMTIVDVKGADAQAFLRRLVINDVAKLDVAGKALYTGMCNEEGGVIDDLIVYFFSNTDYRLVVNSATRVKDLAWINEQANAFDVTITERPEFAMIAVQGPQAKAKVATLLTSEQTAAVDGMKPFFSAQAGDLFIATTGYTGENGYEIALPAEQAADLWQQLLDAGVKPCGLGARDTLRLEAGMNLYGLDMDESVSPLAANMAWTISWEPEDRNFNGREALASQRAAGDQPKLVGLVLEEKGVLRTGLKVLTESGEGIITSGTFSPTLGHSIAMARVPRSVALGSTVEVEMRKKLVKVQVIKPSFVRNGKKVF; encoded by the coding sequence ATGTCAAATAAAACAGTATTACATGCTAAGCATTTAGAAGCTGGCGCCAAAATGGTTGATTTTTACGGTTGGGAAATGCCAATTAACTATGGCTCTCAAATTGAAGAGCATCACGCCGTGCGCAATGACGCTGGTATGTTCGACGTTTCACACATGACCATTGTTGATGTTAAAGGCGCAGATGCACAAGCATTTTTACGTCGTTTAGTGATTAACGACGTAGCCAAGTTAGACGTTGCAGGTAAAGCGCTTTATACCGGTATGTGTAATGAAGAAGGCGGTGTAATCGATGACTTAATCGTTTACTTCTTCTCAAATACTGATTATCGCTTAGTGGTTAACTCAGCAACTCGCGTAAAAGATTTAGCGTGGATAAACGAGCAAGCTAATGCATTTGACGTAACGATTACAGAACGTCCAGAATTTGCCATGATCGCTGTGCAAGGTCCACAAGCTAAAGCTAAAGTTGCTACGTTACTTACTTCAGAGCAAACCGCAGCCGTTGATGGTATGAAGCCATTTTTCTCAGCTCAAGCTGGCGACTTATTTATTGCTACTACGGGTTACACAGGTGAAAACGGTTACGAAATCGCTTTACCTGCTGAGCAAGCTGCAGACCTTTGGCAACAATTGCTAGACGCTGGTGTTAAACCTTGTGGTTTAGGTGCACGCGATACTTTACGTTTAGAAGCAGGCATGAACCTTTATGGTTTAGATATGGACGAGAGCGTTTCGCCATTAGCCGCTAACATGGCGTGGACGATTAGTTGGGAACCAGAAGATCGTAACTTTAACGGTCGTGAAGCATTAGCCTCACAACGTGCCGCAGGTGACCAACCTAAATTAGTAGGTTTAGTGCTAGAAGAAAAAGGCGTACTTCGTACTGGCCTTAAAGTGCTAACTGAATCTGGCGAAGGTATTATTACTTCAGGTACATTCTCACCAACGTTAGGCCACAGTATTGCGATGGCGCGTGTACCACGTAGCGTAGCGCTAGGCAGCACAGTAGAAGTTGAAATGCGTAAAAAACTAGTGAAAGTACAAGTTATTAAGCCTAGCTTTGTGCGTAACGGCAAAAAAGTTTTTTAA
- the gcvH gene encoding glycine cleavage system protein GcvH: MSNIPSELKYATSHEWVRNEGNGVVTVGITEHAQGLLGDMVFVELPEVGDTVSTGDDVAVAESVKAASDIYAPVTGEVIEVNEDLEDSPELVNSDAFGDGWLFKLKIEDEGELESLLDAEGYANSIDED; the protein is encoded by the coding sequence ATGAGCAACATTCCTTCAGAATTAAAATATGCAACATCACACGAATGGGTACGTAACGAAGGTAACGGTGTAGTTACTGTAGGTATTACAGAACACGCACAAGGCCTTTTAGGTGATATGGTATTTGTTGAATTGCCTGAAGTTGGCGATACAGTAAGTACAGGTGACGACGTTGCCGTAGCTGAATCTGTAAAAGCTGCATCAGACATTTACGCACCAGTAACTGGTGAAGTAATTGAAGTGAATGAAGACCTTGAAGATTCACCAGAGTTAGTAAACTCAGATGCGTTTGGTGACGGTTGGTTATTCAAGTTAAAAATTGAAGACGAAGGTGAGTTAGAAAGCTTGCTTGATGCTGAAGGTTATGCAAACTCGATCGACGAAGACTAG
- the gcvP gene encoding aminomethyl-transferring glycine dehydrogenase gives MSTQNNDSLSLAELEQTQNFIRRHIGPNAEQTQAMLSDIGAESIDALIDQIVPSDIRLADLPAIEESKTEVQALADLKKVASLNKVNETYIGLGYYGTLTPNVILRNVLENPGWYTAYTPYQPEIAQGRLESLLNFQQMCIDLTGLDLASASLLDEGTAAAEAMALAKRVSKNKKSNLFFISSDVYPQTIDLVKQRAEMFDFDIVVAPANEVVDHDVFGALLQYPSATGEITDISDLIAKVHEKKGIVSVAADIMSLVLLKAPGELGADAVIGSTQRFGVPMGYGGPHAAFFTTSEKFKRSLPGRIIGVSKDTRNNPALRMAMQTREQHIRREKANSNICTAQVLLANMAAFYAVYHGPKGLKIIAQRIHRFADILCLGTASKGLTAAHANYFDTLTFNVSNKDEIVTRALAAGVNFRTDVEGQISISLDETTTRENVNTLFDILLGEGHGLDLAALDQQITDNGHSSIPATLQRESAILTHPVFNSYHSETEMLRYIKKLENKDLALNHSMISLGSCTMKLNATAQMIPVSWPEFANMHPFAPVDQAQGYKQMIDELGDWLVELTGYDNISMQPNSGAQGEYAGLIAIHKYHESRGDAHRNICLIPSSAHGTNPASAMMVGMKVVVVACDKSGNVDMADLKAKAEELADNLSCIMITYPSTHGVYETTIAEICNIVHEHGGQVYLDGANMNAQVGVTSPGLIGADVSHLNLHKTFAIPHGGGGPGMGPIGVKAHLAPFLPDHALINVNENTKGNGAVSAAPYGSAGILCISYLYVALLGKKGVTDATKYAITNANYLATKLSKHFPILYSDKNGRVAHECIVDLRPLKASSGITEVDIAKRLNDYGFHAPTMSFPVAGTFMIEPTESESKVELDRFIEAMVSIRDEVRKVESGEWTSEDNPLHNAPHTLADITAPWDRGYTIQEAVFPVPAAAANKFWPTVNRIDDVYGDRNLICSCPPVSSYED, from the coding sequence ATGTCTACTCAAAATAATGACTCGTTATCTTTAGCTGAATTAGAGCAAACGCAAAATTTCATTCGTCGTCACATTGGTCCTAATGCCGAGCAAACGCAAGCTATGCTTAGCGATATTGGTGCTGAATCAATTGACGCGCTTATCGATCAAATCGTACCAAGTGATATTCGTTTAGCTGATTTACCAGCTATTGAAGAAAGCAAAACTGAAGTACAAGCCTTAGCCGATTTAAAAAAAGTGGCAAGCTTGAACAAAGTAAACGAGACATATATTGGTTTAGGTTACTACGGCACACTGACACCGAACGTTATTTTACGTAACGTGTTAGAAAATCCAGGCTGGTACACGGCATACACGCCTTACCAACCAGAAATTGCACAAGGGCGTTTAGAATCTTTATTAAACTTCCAACAAATGTGTATCGACCTAACAGGTTTAGACCTAGCGTCAGCGTCATTACTTGATGAAGGTACAGCCGCTGCTGAAGCCATGGCATTAGCGAAGCGTGTATCAAAAAACAAGAAATCAAACTTGTTCTTTATTTCAAGCGACGTTTACCCACAAACTATCGACTTAGTTAAGCAACGTGCTGAAATGTTTGATTTCGACATCGTTGTAGCACCGGCCAACGAAGTGGTTGATCACGACGTATTTGGTGCGTTATTACAATACCCAAGTGCCACAGGTGAAATCACCGACATAAGCGACTTAATTGCTAAAGTGCATGAGAAAAAAGGTATTGTTTCTGTTGCTGCTGACATTATGAGTTTAGTGCTATTAAAAGCGCCAGGCGAATTAGGTGCAGATGCCGTTATCGGTTCAACTCAGCGTTTTGGTGTACCAATGGGCTACGGCGGACCACACGCTGCATTCTTTACAACATCTGAAAAATTCAAACGTTCATTACCAGGTCGTATTATTGGCGTATCGAAAGACACGCGCAATAACCCAGCATTACGTATGGCCATGCAAACGCGCGAGCAACACATTCGCCGCGAAAAAGCCAACTCAAACATTTGTACTGCACAAGTGTTATTAGCGAACATGGCGGCGTTTTACGCGGTTTATCATGGTCCTAAAGGCTTAAAAATTATTGCACAACGTATTCACCGTTTTGCTGATATTTTATGTTTAGGTACAGCGTCTAAAGGCTTAACGGCTGCGCACGCTAACTACTTTGATACCTTAACGTTTAACGTAAGTAATAAAGATGAAATCGTTACACGTGCACTAGCTGCTGGCGTTAACTTCCGTACTGACGTTGAAGGTCAAATCAGCATTTCGTTAGATGAAACCACCACACGTGAAAACGTAAACACTTTGTTTGATATTTTATTAGGCGAAGGGCACGGCTTAGACTTAGCAGCACTTGATCAGCAAATTACTGATAATGGTCATTCGTCAATTCCTGCAACGTTACAACGTGAATCAGCCATTCTAACGCACCCAGTATTTAACTCGTATCACAGTGAAACTGAGATGCTACGTTACATCAAAAAGTTAGAAAACAAAGATTTAGCGCTTAACCATTCAATGATTTCATTGGGCTCTTGTACCATGAAACTTAATGCGACAGCACAAATGATCCCAGTATCATGGCCTGAATTTGCCAACATGCATCCTTTTGCCCCTGTTGACCAAGCGCAAGGCTACAAGCAAATGATTGACGAATTGGGTGATTGGTTAGTAGAGCTTACTGGCTACGACAACATTTCAATGCAGCCAAACTCAGGTGCACAAGGCGAGTACGCTGGCCTAATCGCTATTCACAAATACCATGAAAGCCGCGGCGATGCGCATCGTAACATTTGTTTAATTCCATCATCTGCGCACGGTACTAACCCAGCATCTGCCATGATGGTTGGTATGAAAGTAGTTGTAGTTGCTTGTGATAAATCAGGTAACGTTGACATGGCCGACTTAAAAGCGAAAGCAGAAGAGTTAGCCGACAACCTATCTTGTATCATGATCACATACCCGTCTACGCACGGTGTATATGAAACGACCATTGCTGAAATTTGTAACATAGTGCACGAGCACGGTGGTCAAGTTTATCTTGATGGCGCAAACATGAACGCCCAAGTAGGTGTTACATCACCAGGCTTAATTGGCGCTGATGTTTCACACTTAAACTTACACAAAACTTTCGCTATTCCACACGGTGGTGGCGGTCCGGGTATGGGTCCTATCGGCGTTAAAGCGCATTTAGCCCCATTTTTACCTGACCATGCATTGATTAACGTTAACGAAAATACCAAAGGTAATGGCGCAGTTTCAGCAGCACCATACGGCAGTGCCGGTATATTATGTATCTCATACCTATACGTTGCCTTACTAGGTAAAAAAGGTGTTACTGACGCGACTAAATACGCAATTACTAACGCCAACTACTTAGCGACAAAACTAAGCAAACATTTCCCAATTTTATACTCTGATAAAAATGGCCGTGTTGCGCACGAATGTATTGTTGATTTACGCCCGCTTAAAGCGTCATCTGGAATTACTGAAGTCGATATCGCCAAGCGTTTAAATGACTACGGTTTCCATGCACCAACTATGTCGTTCCCAGTAGCGGGCACGTTCATGATTGAGCCAACAGAATCAGAGTCAAAAGTAGAACTTGACCGTTTCATTGAAGCCATGGTGTCGATTCGTGATGAAGTACGTAAAGTTGAGTCAGGTGAGTGGACAAGCGAAGACAACCCACTACACAACGCGCCACACACACTAGCGGATATTACAGCACCTTGGGATCGTGGTTACACGATTCAAGAAGCCGTATTCCCAGTGCCTGCGGCAGCAGCGAACAAATTCTGGCCAACGGTTAACCGTATAGATGATGTATATGGCGACCGTAATTTAATTTGTAGCTGTCCTCCGGTTTCTAGTTATGAAGACTAG
- a CDS encoding GGDEF domain-containing protein, giving the protein MQLILRFSFLSLFFYSLNSYSLNIVNKIEEIKLISNNEIKTEMLLKLFKNKQLGAKARFLVLDTLTLHHYSQGNLNDALSLAKQSLGIAQEFNLIFETGKALKNIGIMHYLKADIDIAIESYKQALIYFNVREYPIPRANVLNNIALAFIKKTDLIDALEYFKQASFLYKNHGTTVDSIDVKFNMAGLYIRLGHATNSIEMLNEVIKERLLLKDTKGVFMAYADLVIALKSNEQFNEALSISHKVIIHYRDRQDNYNLSAALHNISDVYMKISEPLLAKKYALEGLEFAKKSNHNQAYIGSFYTLSKAQIALGEINEAFETIQKSNKHIKTLKNETLLTVNDGIHSLVLMAKGQSSKAIEIYQKYLVGIRKTHSEKFNNQLVKFESNQLKQKLLNLKNQEKLNLLESENESKFKNIMIMFAAFIISIIFLLYKKIMDKRIKQSLEQQVNNRTIELKEANEKLLGLSYLDGLTEINNRRCFDDDIKSLWDKKENSNNKFHILIADIDFFKLYNDSYGHVAGDKALIKVSEVLKNNVRENDKVYRYGGEEFAILFSNCNFEIAVSASQRILETIHNIKIPHADSEFEFITLSAGISTFDLTKMISIEDFINQADQKLYKAKESGKNQLCWV; this is encoded by the coding sequence ATGCAGTTAATATTGAGATTTAGTTTCCTTTCATTGTTTTTTTATAGCCTCAACTCATACTCGCTCAATATCGTTAATAAAATTGAAGAAATTAAACTAATATCTAATAACGAAATAAAAACTGAAATGTTATTAAAGTTATTTAAGAATAAGCAGTTAGGTGCTAAAGCTAGATTTTTAGTATTAGACACTTTAACACTTCACCATTACTCTCAAGGGAATTTAAACGATGCTCTATCTCTTGCGAAGCAATCTTTGGGTATTGCCCAAGAATTCAATCTAATTTTTGAAACAGGTAAAGCATTAAAAAACATTGGAATCATGCACTATTTAAAAGCAGATATAGATATTGCAATTGAATCTTATAAGCAAGCATTGATCTATTTCAATGTGAGGGAATATCCAATTCCAAGGGCTAATGTACTGAATAATATAGCCCTCGCTTTTATAAAAAAAACTGACTTAATTGACGCTCTTGAATACTTCAAACAAGCTAGTTTTTTATATAAGAATCATGGAACTACTGTAGACTCTATTGATGTGAAATTTAATATGGCTGGTTTGTATATTCGCTTAGGACATGCAACAAATTCAATTGAAATGCTAAATGAGGTTATCAAGGAAAGGTTATTACTGAAAGATACCAAAGGGGTCTTTATGGCCTATGCTGACTTAGTCATTGCTCTTAAATCTAATGAGCAGTTTAATGAAGCTTTATCTATTTCTCATAAAGTAATAATCCATTATAGAGATAGACAAGATAATTATAATCTGAGTGCAGCGTTACATAATATTTCAGATGTATATATGAAAATATCTGAGCCTTTATTAGCTAAAAAATATGCTTTAGAAGGTCTGGAATTCGCTAAAAAGTCTAATCATAATCAAGCTTACATAGGTTCTTTTTATACTTTGTCAAAAGCTCAAATAGCACTCGGAGAAATTAACGAAGCATTTGAAACTATCCAGAAAAGTAATAAACACATCAAAACACTTAAAAATGAAACACTCTTAACTGTTAACGATGGAATTCACTCTTTAGTGTTAATGGCAAAAGGCCAATCGTCTAAAGCAATCGAGATATATCAAAAATATCTTGTAGGCATTAGAAAAACCCATAGTGAAAAATTTAACAATCAATTAGTTAAATTTGAATCAAATCAATTAAAACAAAAACTACTTAATTTGAAAAACCAAGAAAAATTGAACCTGCTCGAAAGTGAAAATGAAAGTAAATTTAAAAACATAATGATTATGTTCGCTGCGTTCATCATATCCATTATATTTTTACTTTATAAAAAAATAATGGATAAAAGAATAAAGCAATCTTTAGAACAACAAGTAAATAACAGAACAATAGAATTAAAGGAAGCTAATGAAAAGTTATTAGGTTTATCATATTTAGATGGATTAACAGAAATAAATAACCGTCGATGCTTCGATGACGATATTAAGTCACTGTGGGATAAAAAAGAAAATTCAAATAATAAATTTCACATTCTCATAGCTGACATTGACTTTTTTAAGTTATATAACGATTCATATGGTCATGTTGCTGGAGATAAAGCACTTATTAAAGTTTCAGAAGTTCTAAAAAACAACGTTAGAGAAAATGATAAAGTATATCGATATGGTGGAGAAGAATTTGCCATCCTTTTTTCAAACTGTAACTTCGAAATTGCAGTTAGTGCATCCCAAAGAATCCTAGAGACAATACACAACATAAAAATACCACATGCAGATAGTGAATTTGAGTTTATTACTCTAAGTGCAGGAATTAGTACCTTTGATCTAACTAAAATGATATCAATCGAAGACTTTATTAATCAAGCTGATCAAAAGCTATACAAAGCAAAGGAAAGCGGAAAAAATCAACTTTGTTGGGTGTAA